From Aristaeella lactis, the proteins below share one genomic window:
- a CDS encoding glycoside hydrolase family 2 TIM barrel-domain containing protein encodes MFFDESRLKDPGFFRENRLDAHSDHAVEPAYRLPLNGLWKFAHAVNPAQVIPGFEQPDFDCRGWNDIHVPAHIQLEGWGRPQYCNTEYPWDGLADIRPGELPENYNPVACYVKYFRLPEDMRGKRVFISFQGVESCVALWLNGTYIGFSSDSFTPHEFELTEALREGENKLACRVYRWCAGSWLEDQDFLRFSGIFRDVYIYAVSPVHVWDMKIVAEPDEAFTGGSLRWQVKTETPAGTKLAVCLRDGEQVIAKAEGTVSGQADTSGTLQVERIRLWSAEDPYLYELRVRLSAPDGTEETAVQKIGFRKIEIKNSVILVNGVRVVFKGVNRHDFCGETGRAVTEEKIRRDLLTMKRNNINAIRTSHYPNSSALYRLCDELGFYVIDENNMESHGMWDMLWQGYIEKDQMFPGAQKAWEPLLLDRVRSVTERDRNHPSVIIWSCGNESLTGPVILAMSREFKRLDPTRPVHYEGDHQVDYYDPSLRLREITDIETEMYTPADRIRAYLKEHREKPFILCEYTHSMGNSNGAMHKYTELAYEEELYQGGFIWDFIDQALVMRDRFGKETLTYGGDWDDRPTDGIFCGNGIVFADGKETPKLQEVKYNYQNIVVRPDAEKMEVINRHMFTSTAAFRCVAVLAKDGKEIARREIETDVAPLSSAVYPLPFGKQKEPGEYAVTVSFLLRKDEPWASAGFETAFGQGVWTVKEKEHTCRRQAGELFCMSSPWNISVRGDSFSVQFSRLSGALTSYRCGETEYLKAPLMPNFWRAPTNNDMGNRMPQRYAQWKIASQYGMAGFNPETGKRNAAVRPEKQADGSVTFTMTYDLPTTPAASCAVSYRIRPCGRVDVRMDYDPVKELGDMPEFGMITKLSADLDRVRFYGLGPLENYTDRREGARLGIWDYRAGENLTPYLMPQECGNRTGIRWAEITNAWGQGLKLWLNGGEFSALPWTPHEIENAAHGCELPPVNYTVLKMSAQQMGIAGDDSWGARTHPEYLLDVTKPLCFEFSFKGI; translated from the coding sequence ATGTTTTTTGATGAAAGCAGACTGAAGGATCCGGGTTTTTTTCGTGAGAACAGACTGGACGCGCATTCCGACCATGCGGTCGAGCCCGCGTACCGGCTGCCCCTGAACGGCCTGTGGAAGTTTGCCCATGCTGTCAATCCCGCGCAGGTTATTCCCGGTTTTGAACAGCCTGATTTTGACTGCCGCGGCTGGAACGATATCCATGTGCCTGCCCATATCCAGCTGGAAGGCTGGGGCAGGCCCCAGTACTGCAATACGGAGTATCCCTGGGACGGGCTGGCGGATATCAGGCCCGGTGAACTGCCGGAGAACTACAATCCCGTTGCCTGCTACGTGAAGTATTTCCGGCTGCCGGAGGACATGCGGGGCAAGCGGGTGTTTATCTCCTTCCAGGGCGTGGAGAGCTGTGTGGCCCTGTGGCTGAACGGGACCTATATCGGTTTCTCCTCGGACAGCTTTACGCCCCATGAGTTTGAACTGACAGAAGCTCTGCGGGAGGGGGAAAACAAGCTGGCCTGCCGGGTGTACCGCTGGTGTGCCGGCAGCTGGCTGGAGGACCAGGACTTCCTGCGCTTTTCCGGGATCTTCCGGGACGTTTACATCTACGCGGTTTCCCCGGTCCATGTCTGGGACATGAAGATCGTCGCGGAACCGGATGAAGCTTTTACCGGCGGAAGCCTGCGGTGGCAGGTGAAAACTGAAACGCCGGCAGGGACAAAGCTGGCAGTCTGCCTCAGGGACGGGGAACAGGTGATCGCGAAGGCGGAAGGTACTGTCTCCGGTCAGGCGGATACATCCGGCACCCTCCAGGTGGAAAGGATCCGCCTCTGGTCCGCGGAGGATCCGTATCTGTATGAGCTGCGGGTCAGGCTGTCGGCACCGGACGGAACAGAGGAGACGGCTGTCCAGAAGATCGGCTTCCGGAAGATTGAGATCAAAAACAGCGTGATCCTGGTGAACGGCGTCCGGGTGGTTTTCAAGGGGGTCAACCGTCATGACTTCTGCGGGGAGACCGGCCGCGCCGTGACGGAAGAGAAGATCCGCCGGGACCTGCTGACCATGAAGCGGAACAACATCAACGCGATTCGCACCAGCCATTATCCGAATTCCAGTGCCCTCTACCGCCTGTGCGATGAACTGGGCTTTTACGTGATCGACGAGAACAATATGGAAAGCCACGGCATGTGGGACATGCTCTGGCAGGGCTATATTGAAAAGGACCAGATGTTCCCCGGCGCGCAGAAGGCCTGGGAGCCGCTGCTGCTGGACCGGGTCCGCTCGGTCACGGAAAGGGACCGGAACCATCCCAGCGTCATCATCTGGTCCTGCGGTAACGAAAGCCTGACCGGACCGGTGATCCTGGCCATGAGCCGGGAGTTTAAGCGGCTGGATCCCACCCGCCCTGTGCATTATGAGGGAGACCACCAGGTGGATTACTACGATCCGTCTCTGCGCCTGCGGGAGATCACCGATATCGAGACGGAAATGTATACTCCTGCGGACAGGATCCGCGCCTATCTGAAGGAGCACCGGGAAAAGCCCTTTATCCTCTGCGAGTATACCCATTCCATGGGCAACTCCAACGGGGCTATGCACAAGTATACGGAGCTGGCTTATGAGGAGGAACTGTATCAGGGCGGATTCATCTGGGACTTTATTGACCAGGCCCTGGTGATGCGGGACCGCTTCGGAAAGGAAACCCTCACCTACGGCGGTGACTGGGATGACCGGCCTACGGACGGCATCTTCTGCGGCAACGGTATTGTTTTTGCGGATGGAAAGGAAACCCCGAAACTGCAGGAAGTGAAGTACAACTACCAGAATATCGTGGTCCGTCCGGACGCGGAGAAGATGGAAGTCATCAACCGTCACATGTTCACCTCCACCGCGGCCTTCCGCTGCGTGGCGGTGCTGGCAAAGGACGGAAAAGAGATCGCCCGGCGGGAGATCGAAACCGATGTGGCGCCGCTTTCTTCCGCCGTCTATCCGCTTCCGTTCGGGAAACAGAAGGAGCCGGGTGAATACGCGGTAACGGTTTCCTTCCTCCTGCGGAAGGATGAGCCATGGGCGTCCGCGGGATTTGAAACCGCCTTCGGACAGGGCGTCTGGACCGTGAAGGAAAAGGAACATACCTGCCGGCGGCAGGCCGGGGAACTGTTCTGCATGAGCAGTCCCTGGAACATCTCTGTCCGCGGGGACAGCTTCAGTGTTCAGTTCTCCAGGCTTTCCGGAGCCCTGACCTCCTATCGCTGCGGCGAAACCGAATATCTGAAGGCGCCGCTGATGCCGAACTTCTGGCGCGCGCCTACCAACAATGATATGGGGAACCGTATGCCCCAGCGCTACGCGCAGTGGAAAATCGCGTCCCAGTACGGCATGGCCGGCTTCAATCCGGAGACAGGGAAAAGGAACGCCGCGGTCCGGCCGGAAAAACAGGCGGACGGCAGTGTGACCTTCACCATGACCTACGACCTGCCCACCACGCCCGCAGCTTCCTGCGCGGTATCCTACCGGATCCGTCCCTGCGGCCGGGTGGATGTCCGCATGGACTATGATCCCGTGAAGGAACTGGGGGATATGCCGGAATTCGGCATGATCACAAAACTCAGCGCGGACCTGGACCGGGTGCGTTTCTACGGCCTTGGGCCGCTGGAAAACTATACGGACCGGCGGGAAGGCGCCCGCCTGGGCATCTGGGACTACCGTGCCGGGGAGAACCTGACGCCTTATCTGATGCCCCAGGAGTGCGGCAACCGGACCGGGATTCGCTGGGCGGAGATCACGAATGCCTGGGGACAGGGACTGAAGCTGTGGCTGAACGGCGGGGAGTTTTCCGCCCTGCCCTGGACACCCCATGAGATCGAAAACGCTGCTCACGGCTGCGAGCTTCCGCCGGTAAACTACACCGTGCTGAAGATGAGCGCACAGCAGATGGGTATTGCCGGAGATGACAGCTGGGGTGCCCGCACCCATCCGGAATACCTGCTGGATGTGACAAAGCCTCTTTGCTTTGAGTTCTCATTTAAGGGCATATAA
- a CDS encoding NUDIX hydrolase: MELFDLYTADRVKLDRTMVRGDAVPDGCYRIVVHVCIFDPEGRMLIQQRQPFKEGWSNMWDITVGGSAVAGDTSRTAAERETREEIGLDIDLTDVRPSLTLYWEHGFDDYYLLTRELDPASLHLQYEEVQTVRWATREEIHRMIDDGEFIPYEKGLIDLLFFQRNHRGAHTRRDTTRA; this comes from the coding sequence ATGGAACTTTTTGACCTGTATACCGCCGACCGGGTAAAACTGGACCGGACCATGGTGCGCGGGGACGCGGTGCCGGACGGCTGCTACCGGATCGTGGTTCACGTCTGCATTTTTGACCCGGAAGGCCGGATGCTGATCCAGCAGCGCCAGCCCTTCAAGGAAGGCTGGTCCAACATGTGGGATATCACTGTTGGCGGAAGCGCCGTTGCGGGGGATACCAGCCGGACGGCAGCGGAACGGGAAACCCGGGAAGAGATCGGCCTGGACATTGACCTGACGGATGTACGCCCGTCCCTGACCCTCTACTGGGAGCACGGATTTGATGACTATTACCTGCTGACCCGGGAGCTGGATCCCGCCTCCCTGCACCTGCAGTATGAGGAGGTGCAGACGGTACGCTGGGCAACCCGGGAGGAAATCCATCGGATGATCGATGACGGGGAGTTCATTCCGTATGAAAAGGGCCTGATCGACCTGCTCTTTTTCCAGCGGAACCATCGCGGCGCGCATACCCGGCGCGACACAACCCGGGCCTGA
- the recO gene encoding DNA repair protein RecO, whose translation MVQTENTAIVLRHVNYRDNDRMVTLLSPSRGRIDAIIRNCRKPKSHNLNSGELFALGDYMLHENGGHITVTSVKLIETFYPLRNDYDRLTCGIYLLNLAEAAAEPEQEQQELFMLLLHTLSRLTFSDQEWKPLLAGFLLHFAACQGFKPRLNHCVFCGKKPEDNAPLFFDAEEGGICCSECRSRRDQAPLAPGQIRWMRNALTTGSAGWVNTPEETAPFSLLRDYTERRLGRRIKSATMLPEK comes from the coding sequence ATGGTCCAGACAGAAAACACCGCCATTGTGCTCCGGCATGTAAACTACCGGGATAATGACCGGATGGTTACCCTCCTTTCCCCTTCCCGGGGGCGGATCGACGCCATCATCCGGAACTGCCGGAAGCCCAAATCCCACAACCTGAACTCCGGCGAGCTGTTCGCGCTGGGGGATTATATGCTGCACGAAAACGGGGGACACATTACCGTAACCTCCGTCAAGCTGATCGAAACCTTTTATCCCCTCCGGAATGATTATGACCGGCTAACCTGCGGAATATACCTGCTGAACCTGGCTGAAGCCGCCGCCGAGCCGGAACAGGAACAGCAGGAGTTGTTTATGCTGCTGCTCCATACTCTTTCCCGGCTCACCTTCTCCGACCAGGAATGGAAACCGCTGCTGGCCGGATTCCTGCTGCACTTTGCCGCCTGCCAGGGCTTCAAGCCCCGGCTGAACCACTGTGTGTTCTGCGGAAAAAAGCCGGAAGACAACGCGCCGCTCTTCTTCGACGCTGAGGAGGGCGGTATCTGCTGCAGCGAATGCCGGAGCCGCCGGGACCAGGCGCCGTTGGCACCGGGACAGATCCGGTGGATGCGGAATGCCCTGACAACCGGCTCCGCCGGCTGGGTAAACACACCGGAGGAAACAGCCCCCTTCAGCCTGCTTCGGGATTATACAGAACGCCGCCTGGGACGGCGTATCAAAAGCGCTACCATGCTGCCTGAAAAATAA
- a CDS encoding MFS transporter, producing MEKTKSLKQFYILWSTQSLSHLGSAMTSFALTLWLYDKTGSALSTAALRICTYAPYVVMSIFAGALSDKYDKKKTMLVCDVLAALTTVLVFVLYKTDALSMWHLYAVNAVSGLMNTVQQPASEVANTLVVPKEHYQKTSALQSLSGSLVAIGSPLLAAAMYGLAGLDAVIAVDLATFAAAFLALLLFIRLPAVGRKTGKEEKVLKLAREGLRFLKEHRLVLDVILFMSGVNLVASAFDAVLPALVIPRYGDSVLGIVTSCSGIAMVLGSLLATVMPKPRNRVRVIYLTMLFSLGTENFLLAFSRSPVLWCAGQIIGWILVPVMSANQNVIMRSSIPVELQGRVYACRNTMQFFTIPIGLALGGFMVDNVCEPFMSVNSSNSFLAMLFGSGKGSGAALMMFVLGVAGTVLCLGMGRRLKRYRYTDDMLPEGQQGESACR from the coding sequence ATGGAAAAAACCAAGAGCTTAAAACAATTCTATATTCTCTGGAGCACCCAGAGTCTGTCCCATCTGGGCAGCGCGATGACAAGCTTCGCGCTGACGCTGTGGCTGTATGACAAGACGGGTTCAGCCCTGAGTACGGCTGCCCTGAGGATCTGTACCTACGCGCCCTATGTGGTCATGAGCATCTTCGCCGGGGCCCTGTCAGACAAATACGACAAGAAAAAGACGATGCTGGTGTGCGACGTGCTGGCGGCGCTGACCACGGTGCTGGTGTTTGTGCTGTATAAAACAGACGCACTGTCCATGTGGCACCTGTATGCCGTCAACGCGGTTTCGGGACTGATGAACACGGTGCAGCAGCCCGCTTCGGAAGTTGCCAACACGCTGGTGGTGCCCAAAGAGCATTATCAGAAAACCAGCGCTTTGCAGTCGCTGTCCGGATCACTGGTTGCCATCGGCAGCCCGCTGCTTGCCGCGGCCATGTATGGCCTGGCAGGGCTGGATGCGGTGATCGCTGTTGATCTGGCAACCTTTGCCGCGGCATTCCTGGCGCTGCTGCTGTTTATCCGGCTGCCTGCGGTCGGCAGGAAAACCGGAAAGGAAGAAAAGGTACTGAAACTGGCCCGGGAAGGCCTGCGCTTTCTGAAGGAACACCGGCTGGTGCTGGATGTGATCCTGTTTATGTCCGGAGTGAACCTGGTCGCCTCGGCTTTTGATGCGGTGCTTCCGGCACTGGTCATTCCCCGATACGGCGACAGTGTCCTGGGAATCGTGACCTCATGCTCCGGTATTGCCATGGTGCTGGGCAGTCTGCTGGCGACAGTGATGCCAAAGCCCCGGAACCGGGTACGGGTAATCTATCTGACCATGCTCTTTTCCCTGGGAACAGAAAACTTCCTGCTGGCGTTCTCGCGCAGTCCCGTTCTGTGGTGTGCAGGCCAGATCATCGGGTGGATCCTGGTTCCGGTCATGAGCGCCAACCAGAATGTGATCATGCGCAGCAGCATTCCTGTTGAACTGCAGGGCAGGGTTTATGCATGCAGGAATACGATGCAGTTTTTCACAATCCCCATCGGCCTGGCCCTGGGCGGGTTCATGGTGGATAACGTGTGTGAGCCGTTTATGAGCGTGAACAGCTCCAACAGCTTCCTGGCCATGCTGTTCGGAAGCGGAAAAGGTTCCGGCGCGGCACTGATGATGTTTGTGCTGGGCGTGGCCGGAACGGTCCTGTGCCTCGGTATGGGCAGAAGGCTGAAAAGATACCGGTATACGGATGACATGCTTCCGGAAGGGCAGCAGGGTGAATCTGCCTGCCGGTAA
- a CDS encoding RNA polymerase sigma factor encodes MDELLLHRAQHGDPDAFEQLIGPLEQLIWRICWHYTGNRENAEDCGQETMVRIWRSLENYRGECALESWVYRIAANCCMDFLRKKKRDQSVSMEPLKEQGFDPADPSPGTEEQVVAAEEKKRLREAITLLPEDQREALIMTQLEKVPYEEAAKLLGVSEGTVKSRVNRAKARLKEILSEARELSPPGNVQRDERRLRS; translated from the coding sequence ATGGACGAGCTGCTGCTTCACCGGGCACAGCACGGTGATCCGGACGCGTTCGAACAGCTGATCGGTCCGCTGGAACAGCTGATCTGGCGGATCTGCTGGCACTATACGGGGAACCGGGAGAACGCGGAGGACTGCGGCCAGGAAACCATGGTCCGGATCTGGCGGAGCCTGGAGAACTACCGGGGAGAATGTGCCCTGGAAAGCTGGGTATACCGGATCGCGGCAAACTGCTGCATGGACTTCCTGCGAAAAAAGAAGCGGGACCAGAGCGTATCCATGGAACCCCTGAAGGAACAGGGCTTTGATCCGGCGGATCCATCCCCGGGAACGGAGGAACAGGTGGTCGCCGCGGAGGAAAAGAAGCGCCTGCGGGAAGCGATCACACTCCTGCCGGAGGATCAGCGGGAGGCGCTGATCATGACCCAGCTGGAAAAGGTTCCCTATGAGGAAGCGGCGAAGCTTCTCGGCGTTTCGGAAGGAACCGTCAAAAGCCGGGTGAACCGGGCCAAGGCCCGGCTCAAAGAAATCCTGTCGGAGGCAAGGGAACTTTCTCCGCCGGGAAACGTCCAAAGAGATGAAAGGAGGTTGCGGTCATGA
- a CDS encoding HAD family hydrolase has translation MDKSTLYVTDLDGTLLRGDATLSPYTIAAINRLTARGLAFTYATARSVESARPITEGLHLPLPVITRNGAVLADNATGKHLEKALFTEEEVALLKKMLPELPRCGFVSCFVGENMYKAYVPGDLVDGMVKYADFYRNDPKMKPVDTLEDMFFGQPGYVTLIDEKEKAALIYEKARQYPGWECNFQKDTYWEEYWVEICPRNCTKAKAVLKMKEQYGFGKVVVFGDSVNDMPMFRVADEAYAVGNALEELKNIATGVIGRNEDDAVARFLETRPLPAAEA, from the coding sequence ATGGATAAAAGCACACTGTATGTGACCGACCTGGACGGAACCCTGCTGCGGGGTGACGCGACCCTTTCTCCTTACACGATTGCTGCCATCAACCGGCTGACAGCGCGGGGCCTGGCCTTTACCTACGCCACGGCCCGGTCCGTGGAAAGCGCCCGGCCTATCACGGAAGGCCTGCACCTGCCGCTTCCCGTGATCACGCGGAACGGCGCGGTACTGGCGGACAATGCCACGGGAAAACACCTGGAAAAGGCGCTCTTTACGGAAGAGGAAGTGGCGCTCCTGAAGAAGATGCTTCCGGAACTGCCCCGGTGCGGGTTCGTTTCCTGCTTTGTCGGGGAGAATATGTACAAGGCCTATGTTCCCGGGGATCTTGTGGACGGTATGGTGAAGTACGCGGACTTCTACCGGAATGATCCCAAGATGAAACCGGTGGATACGCTGGAGGATATGTTTTTCGGCCAGCCCGGATACGTCACGCTGATCGATGAGAAGGAAAAAGCGGCGCTGATCTATGAAAAGGCCAGGCAGTATCCCGGCTGGGAATGCAATTTCCAGAAGGATACCTACTGGGAGGAATACTGGGTGGAGATCTGCCCCCGGAACTGCACCAAGGCGAAAGCCGTGCTGAAGATGAAGGAACAATACGGGTTCGGGAAAGTGGTCGTTTTCGGGGATTCCGTCAATGACATGCCCATGTTCCGGGTCGCGGATGAGGCTTATGCCGTGGGAAACGCCCTGGAGGAGCTGAAGAATATAGCCACCGGGGTGATCGGCCGCAATGAGGACGACGCCGTAGCCCGTTTCCTGGAGACCCGGCCCCTGCCGGCGGCGGAAGCCTGA
- a CDS encoding alpha-hydroxy acid oxidase translates to MFSEAKGDSVQIAREYMDSLLVETRVVGAERPDTTFRFLGETFSTPVMTAALSHLDLVSMAAGAKQAGACVSIGMGGNGEMGEILATGAKVMKIIKPYADEKEILSRLEYAEENGALAVGMDVEHAVNTDDAEDSVVMGLQMKQPTLAELEKYIRHTKLPFFIKGALSVQDALRCRDLGAAGLVLSHHNGLTRFAVPPVMVLPEIRKAIGKDLLLIADGGIESGVDAFKALARGADAVTMGKALMGPLKENGADGVAETLRKATAQLQAMMIRTGTKNLKHMDPSVIWEPIGYRHG, encoded by the coding sequence ATGTTCAGTGAAGCTAAGGGCGATTCTGTACAGATTGCGAGGGAATACATGGATTCCCTGCTGGTGGAAACCCGGGTGGTCGGCGCGGAGCGTCCGGACACTACTTTCCGTTTCCTCGGGGAAACCTTTTCCACACCTGTCATGACCGCGGCGCTCAGCCACCTGGACCTGGTGTCCATGGCGGCAGGCGCGAAGCAGGCAGGCGCCTGCGTCAGCATCGGTATGGGCGGCAACGGGGAAATGGGAGAGATCCTGGCTACCGGCGCAAAGGTGATGAAGATCATCAAACCCTATGCGGACGAAAAGGAGATCCTGAGCCGGCTGGAGTACGCGGAAGAAAACGGCGCCCTGGCGGTCGGTATGGATGTGGAGCACGCTGTCAATACAGATGACGCGGAGGATTCCGTGGTCATGGGCCTGCAGATGAAGCAGCCGACCCTGGCGGAGCTGGAGAAATATATCCGGCATACGAAGCTGCCCTTCTTTATCAAAGGCGCGCTGAGCGTGCAGGACGCGCTCCGCTGCAGGGATCTGGGCGCTGCCGGGCTTGTTCTCAGCCATCATAATGGGCTGACCAGGTTTGCCGTGCCGCCGGTGATGGTGCTTCCGGAGATTCGTAAGGCCATCGGAAAGGACCTGCTCCTGATCGCGGACGGCGGCATTGAGTCCGGCGTGGACGCCTTCAAGGCACTGGCCCGCGGCGCGGACGCCGTAACCATGGGCAAAGCCCTCATGGGACCGCTGAAGGAAAATGGAGCGGACGGCGTGGCAGAAACCCTGCGAAAGGCTACGGCACAGCTCCAGGCTATGATGATCCGCACCGGAACAAAGAACCTGAAGCATATGGATCCGTCCGTGATCTGGGAACCAATCGGATACCGGCACGGATAA
- a CDS encoding ABC transporter ATP-binding protein/permease: MLVLKNIVKDYSAGDARVEALRGVDLEFGDSEFAAILGPSGCGKTTLLNIIGGLDRYTSGDLVIRGKSTKQFTERDWDTYRNHSVGFVFQSYNLIPHQTVLSNVELALTLSGVSREERRRRAAEALEKVGLGNQMKKKPNQLSGGQMQRVAIARALVNDPEVLLADEPTGALDSETSIQVMEILRQVAKDRLVIMVTHNPELADQYATRIIRLLDGKVVSDNAAGTEGTGAEETAAENEAGRKTSMGFLTALNLSLNNLMTKKGRTILTAFAGSIGIIGIALILSLSNGVNRYIERVQRDTLSSYPLQIDERTVDMTETMAGLMDIDLEGKERADGKVYSGGRVTQLMSSWMSGVTENDLTAFKAWVEDPANDIDRYVSAVRYEYNTPLLLYRTDLDKPLQVNPSTVMESSGMADMMSMMGSGTGIQETMMNTTARRMNVFVPLLDNDELLKSQYAVLAGRLPEAMDEVVIMLNSRNELSDYTLYSIGLRDQGELKNQFEQLMRGVPIETEELEFTYDELLDMRFRMLVNTDVFTKTGALWTDNSGDADYIARKLEDGMELKIVGVVKPAKSGLFSESGGIGYRTELMDYLLTKVRESEIAQEQLANPETDVFTGQPFSAVAQDALTLLDTMEVEDFMEMLESKGLIPAGMIPKEYRMFLTKDLLRQFVGQGVMMISGNTLEANLEKMGISDPDKPASVYIYPKDFESKNRIAEKIEGYNAQAGEEHAVRYTDYVGLMMDSVTTIVNAISYVLVAFVAISLVVSSIMIGIITYISVLERTKEIGILRAIGASRRDVSRVFNAETLIVGFAAGVIGILVTLGLTVIANIILSNLTGIPDIAALPPVAGVILVGISMLLTLIAGIIPSRIASRKDPVVALRTE, translated from the coding sequence ATGCTTGTTTTAAAGAATATCGTGAAGGATTATTCGGCGGGAGACGCCAGGGTGGAGGCGCTCCGGGGTGTGGACCTGGAGTTCGGTGACAGTGAGTTTGCCGCAATCCTGGGGCCGTCCGGCTGCGGAAAGACCACGCTGCTGAACATTATAGGCGGCCTGGACCGGTATACCTCCGGCGACCTGGTGATCCGTGGAAAATCCACAAAACAGTTTACGGAAAGGGACTGGGATACCTACAGGAATCATTCTGTGGGCTTTGTGTTCCAGAGTTATAACCTGATTCCGCACCAGACGGTGCTTTCCAATGTGGAACTGGCCCTGACCCTTTCCGGCGTCAGCCGGGAGGAGCGCCGCCGCAGGGCGGCGGAAGCGCTGGAGAAAGTCGGCCTGGGGAATCAGATGAAGAAAAAGCCGAACCAGCTCAGCGGCGGCCAGATGCAGCGCGTTGCGATTGCCCGTGCCCTGGTCAATGATCCGGAGGTGCTGCTGGCAGATGAACCCACCGGCGCGCTGGACAGTGAAACCAGCATCCAGGTGATGGAGATCCTGCGCCAGGTGGCAAAGGACCGGCTGGTGATTATGGTTACCCACAATCCGGAACTTGCAGATCAGTATGCTACCCGGATTATCCGCCTGCTGGACGGAAAAGTTGTCAGTGACAATGCCGCCGGAACGGAGGGGACCGGAGCGGAGGAGACTGCTGCGGAAAACGAAGCGGGACGGAAAACATCCATGGGGTTCCTTACCGCGCTGAACCTGAGCCTGAACAACCTGATGACCAAGAAAGGCAGGACCATCCTGACAGCCTTTGCCGGATCCATCGGCATCATCGGTATTGCGTTGATCCTGAGCCTGTCCAACGGTGTGAACCGGTATATCGAACGGGTACAGCGGGACACCCTGTCCTCTTATCCGCTGCAGATTGACGAGCGCACCGTGGACATGACGGAAACCATGGCCGGGCTGATGGATATCGACCTGGAGGGAAAAGAACGGGCGGACGGCAAGGTGTATTCCGGCGGCCGCGTGACCCAGCTGATGAGTTCCTGGATGAGCGGTGTGACGGAAAACGACCTGACCGCTTTCAAAGCCTGGGTGGAGGATCCTGCCAACGATATTGACCGGTATGTTTCCGCCGTCCGCTATGAATACAATACACCGCTGCTGCTCTACCGCACGGATCTGGACAAGCCCCTGCAGGTCAACCCGTCTACGGTGATGGAATCCTCCGGTATGGCGGACATGATGAGCATGATGGGATCGGGAACCGGTATCCAGGAAACGATGATGAATACGACAGCCCGCCGGATGAATGTGTTCGTGCCGCTGCTGGACAATGATGAGCTGCTGAAGTCCCAGTATGCCGTGCTGGCCGGCCGGCTGCCGGAGGCTATGGACGAGGTCGTCATCATGCTGAACAGCCGGAATGAACTGAGCGATTACACCCTGTATTCCATCGGCCTTCGGGACCAGGGTGAACTGAAGAACCAGTTTGAACAGCTGATGCGCGGCGTACCGATTGAAACGGAAGAACTGGAGTTTACCTATGACGAGCTTCTGGATATGCGTTTCCGGATGCTTGTGAACACAGATGTCTTTACAAAAACAGGAGCGCTCTGGACGGATAACTCCGGAGACGCGGATTATATAGCCCGTAAGCTGGAAGACGGCATGGAACTGAAAATCGTCGGTGTTGTGAAGCCGGCGAAGAGCGGACTGTTCTCCGAATCCGGCGGGATCGGCTACCGGACGGAACTGATGGACTATCTGCTGACTAAAGTGCGGGAAAGCGAAATCGCCCAGGAACAGCTGGCGAACCCGGAAACGGATGTTTTTACCGGACAGCCCTTCTCCGCGGTGGCACAGGATGCCCTTACCCTGCTGGACACCATGGAAGTGGAAGACTTTATGGAAATGCTGGAAAGCAAGGGCCTGATTCCGGCGGGTATGATTCCGAAGGAATACCGGATGTTCCTGACAAAGGACCTGCTCAGGCAGTTTGTCGGCCAGGGCGTCATGATGATCAGCGGCAACACGCTGGAAGCCAATCTGGAGAAGATGGGCATCAGCGATCCGGATAAGCCGGCTTCCGTCTATATTTATCCGAAGGATTTTGAGTCCAAGAACCGGATCGCCGAAAAGATTGAAGGGTATAACGCGCAGGCGGGCGAGGAACATGCTGTGCGCTATACGGATTATGTAGGCCTGATGATGGATTCTGTCACGACCATTGTCAATGCGATCTCCTACGTACTGGTGGCGTTTGTGGCAATATCGCTGGTGGTTTCCTCCATCATGATCGGAATTATCACTTATATCAGCGTGCTGGAGAGGACCAAGGAGATCGGTATTCTGCGGGCAATCGGCGCGAGCCGCCGGGACGTATCCCGTGTCTTTAACGCGGAGACGCTGATAGTGGGCTTTGCGGCGGGCGTGATCGGTATCCTGGTCACGCTGGGCCTGACGGTGATAGCTAATATTATCCTCAGCAATCTGACCGGTATTCCGGATATTGCCGCGCTGCCGCCGGTGGCAGGCGTGATCCTGGTGGGCATTTCCATGCTGCTGACGCTGATTGCGGGCATCATTCCCTCCCGGATAGCCAGCCGGAAGGACCCGGTAGTTGCGCTTCGTACCGAGTAA